The genomic region tagctggggcatggctttgggttgttggggctgctgctgcttctcctcctcaggtaaggtctttgggtgggtgactgctgggctcccagtccctctgcccttgcccccttccgccttgcctagccccctttcccttcctaggggagtgggactcgctggcctctctctgtctccctctgcctcctgaggccctgggcttttgccccttgcccctggcaccggcaggttctggctccatttgcctgtgggaggggttgacctgctgtaccccagctgccccctctgcctgccagtcagaccggttgacctgctgtcagctggctgaccagttgacctgctgtctgctggctgccccctctgtttgcccgtcagcccggctgacccgctgttccctcctaccaagtctgggggctgggacccagaccccggacatatAAATCTTATAAGATTTATAAGATGTCTTTTATAAATGCATGTGTATATACctgcatttaaataaataaggtcCTGTGTTCTTATAACTGATCTTTTCTAAGACataatgtctttaaaaaaaaccttttatttcCCATTTATAATAATTTGTTCTTCTACACAATTGCTTTCGGCCTGAATTATATTTCTCGATTGCCGTGATCCTCAAAATTATTCTCATCAGGAATAAGTCCAGTGCATAGTAATCTATTAATACTGGATTAATGGTCTTTTTTCAGCCACTTGTTTCCAATTGCTCAGTTTGTTAAAGAACCCCTTGTAAGAGCCCATGGAACCCCAATATCTGACAGGGAACACTATTGTTCTTTTATTTCTTGCTGCTGTTTTCTTCTGAGTCTTCTTGcacaataataatagcattcaatttatgtgaggtgggtggggctgagagagctcctagaagctgtgactgacccaaggtcacacagctggcttcaagtggaagagtggggaatcaaacccatttcttcagattagagtcccgcgctcctaaccactacaccaaactgacacaaTAGTGTCTTGACACAATTTTCAGAATACTAGTTTTTTAGATGTTTAGTTATTTAGGTTTTTGTTACAAAAATAAAGGTTAACACAATTTACTATCAGTAATTTTACAAACATGTACCTTTGAAAAAAACAGATAATGACTTAGATACACTGGAGTTCTTCCACAGAAGGAAGGAGTTCCTCCCACAGACCATGACTTTCTTGTCTCTCCCATCCCAAGGCATTTTAAAATCCTATTCTTGGGGCCATTTCTGTTTGCTGTGTGTAGGGGCCAAGAAATCAGGCTGTGCAGGCAGAACTTCCTCGTGTGAAAAAGTTCCAAAGGACATAAAGTGAAGTAGAAGAAGATTTAACTTTGACAGACTTCTCTTATCTTGTATAGCTCAAAAATGCCAAATTGTTCAAGGGATGAACAGGCACCTAGAAGCAGTGTTGAAAGAGAAAAGAATTCTTAGGCAAAGGCTAATGAAACCATTGTGTCAGGACAGTCTGCCCATTGAAGCTGTCTTCCACAGGTAAGCCATTAACAAGTAGTTCAATCTATATTTAAATTGCTTCTTCTACAAATGAAATAAAGTGATGACACGATCCAATTTCAAATAATATTgcaatttgggtttttaaaaaaatgtagatcctgctttccccccctaattgggCCAGAAAAGTTGATTATCATATTCTCCCCTTTTCCACCTTATCCGCACAACAAAAATGTTGTGGGCTGAGAtcttgtgattggcccaagattatctgcaagttttcatggcaaatcagggattcaaacctgggtttcccagttcAACAGTCTAACCGTTCAACGGTCCAACCGTTatgccatgctgattttcttcaTCATACTTAGAGGTTCCAAACCCAATTACAGCATTATTGTAAACAGTTGAAAAGGGAAACCTACAGCAGCCAGTTTCAGCTatcaaatgttttctttaaatgaTGAATTTTATATAACTTTCAGAAAGTGAAGAATGTTGCCAAACcttattttaactgtgtttttaatgtaattttatgcttgtttttgttttatattgtaagcttccTTGAGTTCCTCTAGAAGGAAAGGCAGCTAAGAAATGtcttaagtaaaataaaataataaatattcacTCCACACCCTTAAGAAAGCAAGGAGACAGTTcctatttctgcttgagaaatTTGGTTAGTAGATGCTCTCAGGATTTTTCCTCCATATCTTAACAAGTATGTGTATTAAGATATTTCCATGTTAGTTTTAGTAGTAGTGTAACAATTACTTTGCACATATTCAAAATACATGTAACTGTGAAATTTTAGACATGTAGTTTTAGATGGGTaacagtgttggtctgcagtagaacaacagaatTTGAGTATGGCATCttagagattttatttatttatttatttattttcaatttatataccgcccatccccaggggctctgggcggtgaacagttaaaatcgataaaaacaaaaactaaaatcaatatacaaataataaaacaggattttcagggtgtaagcttgcgagtgagagctcccttcttcaaaagcctgtatctgaagaagggagttctcactctcaaaagcttgtatccTTTAGCAATATAGAACCCTTATGAACATGAAACCCTTATGAATATTCCTACATCTTATATCACAGGTCCTTAGAGCTGTTTAGTATAATAATGCTTTTTGCATACATTTGTTGAAATTGTTCTTGATCTAGGCATATTTCAAACTTGGgaggagaatttttttctttgcctGAATATTAAGCTTTAATATGAATGGTGATATTTATTTGGTCCACTAGATATGATTTTTTAAACTATAGAATTTAAGTGTTAATTTTTTTACTTTAAGTTTCACAATTACATGTCTTAcctgcatttttttcttgttcttcagGTATGCTGTAGAGCTGTTAGCACTGGCAATGGCTTTCATTGAAAAATTAGAAGCTCATCTAATAACAATAAGGAGCATTCCTCAAATACCTCTGAACATAAAGAACATGGTTTGTAGCCAGACAATTTTAGTTGTAATTTTTTTAGTAGTAATGTTCCTCTCAACAGTTTATAGCTGGCTTAAAGTTATGACTAAGTACGAATTTTGAGCTTGAAATTCCAAGTTTAAATTTTCTTGGTCCCAGAATAGTGGCCTATCTTCCAGTTCTGAGTTATGATGAGACAATGCATGCAAGAGAACGAAGTAAAACTTAGCATCCCCTATAAAGAGAGGGACTATGTTCATCCTTCTCACACTGAAGCAATGTGAAGGTATGTTGCTCTGGGGTGTGTGACAAATATTGATGCAGTTATACTTTGTTTTTTACTAGAACAGCTTTcttttcagtgcaattctaagaagagttattccagtctaagcccattgatttcaatggacttacactggagtaactcttcttaggagtcGCAGTTTAgcattagactaggatctggcaggcCCGTGTTCAAAACCACATtctaccatgaagcttgctgggtgaccttcagccagcaTCTCTTGCACTCTCAggttcacctacctcacagggttgttgcaaagttaaaatgaggaagggaaaaATACATCAGCTTGAGTTCCTTAGCAGAATGGCAGGAGATAAATGCACTAGTTAAATAAAATGTCTTTACATTATATTCCAGGACAGCGCACTAGCAAAGATGGATTTGTTGGTGACAGAGACTGAAGAACTGGCAGAACAAATACTGgaatggagagaaaaacaaaaaggaattttTTGTGACAATTCTCAGCTGACTATAGAATCAACTCCCCACTAACACACTCTTTatttctcccttctcctcccatttttcccagACAGAATGCAAGATAACAGAGTGGCTGTTTAACAGTTTTATAAGATAAATACAGCACAGATGCATTTTATTCTTGTTCTCAAATATGCAACTATTTGTCTTACCTTCTGAAATAAATATTTGTAAGTGCAGTTAATGTTAAGTAGGAGTGTCCACTGAGATGTTAAATGACTTCTTCAGGCCATTGGCCATTTAGAATTCCCTGAAGAATATTTTAATACAGCAATCCTGTTGACATTGTTTAGCATCAACTTGATGTACCGATGTCCAATATTTATAGTGtgactaactgtgcaatcctaaacagagttactccagtctaagcccattgaaatcagtgagcttagactggagtaactctgtttcggATTGCCTTGTAAACAGTTTAATACTACCCATTTCTACAagtgaggattttttaaaatgttgtattgAAATTCAGTAGCGCTAATAGGCTATAAAGTGAGAGTTATCACCATGAACTGCAGGCCCTGCCCCTTTTTGTATagtaaataaattttttaaagtttctgtgATTTTCCTATAGTGCTCTTTAAATGGGTTTTAGCTGTCTGTATTAAATATAGGAAATACTATATTAATgaaaatattaaatataaattGTTGGGTAGTTACAAAGCCTGGTTTCATAAATCATCTGCTTTGTAATTCTGATTTCCCTTTGAATCTGTACATACTTATCACACACAAAATGGGATTTACTGCATAAATTCTCTGCTATGAACACTGCTCAGTAGCCACTATTCATATCAGCTGTTGGGTGAATGTGTTTATGGCAAAAATGACACTTGCACATTTTTTCAAATGATAGAAGTCTCTGCACAGATTTTACC from Eublepharis macularius isolate TG4126 chromosome 2, MPM_Emac_v1.0, whole genome shotgun sequence harbors:
- the HAUS2 gene encoding HAUS augmin-like complex subunit 2 gives rise to the protein MAFSNPWDPVQPTAAGLLLSRCLSSGVVSQEVLDICGKPGPCFVHLSEAEQILNHQAEINQNNLDTEILQMEKETADVAHSFYLTQKCQIVQGMNRHLEAVLKEKRILRQRLMKPLCQDSLPIEAVFHRYAVELLALAMAFIEKLEAHLITIRSIPQIPLNIKNMDSALAKMDLLVTETEELAEQILEWREKQKGIFCDNSQLTIESTPH